cctcctaaagtgctgggattacaggcgtgagccactgtgcccgcccccgcccccatgTTATTATTTGGAAATTTAAGAGAAGTGGGGGTTGTTAGGCAGTGGGGGGAAGGAGGATTAGAGCAGTCTATACAAATCTTGATTACATTTTTCTGTACCTTATATCCTGATACCAGCAAGCTAATCGATATTACAGGTCCATATCATGAGCATTCTCATAGCTGGTATTTCTTCTTAATGCAGTAACTACTGGTACTTCAGAGATGAATGCATTCTTGGATGACCCAGAATTTGCTGATATTATGCTGAGAGCAGAGCAAGCAATAGAAGTTGGAATTTTTCCAGAAAGAATCTCTCAAGGTTCAAGTGGAAGTTACTTTGTGAAGGATCCTAAGAGGGTGAGAATTTCACAGACCTATTATATGTAATGGAAACTTTGGTAAATACtaatttaaatatgaaatcaTTGTGAGTTTCTAAAGATATTTTCCTATTAAGTCTGATTGTAACCTCTTTTCCAAAATAAAggtcagtttttgtttgttttttgagacggggtcgccctctcttacccaggctggagtgcagtggtgcaatcatagctcactgtaaccttgaccacctgggctcaggcaatcctcccatctcagcctcctgagtaggtgggaccatagttgcgtgccaccacactgggctaatctttgtaattatttgtagagacggtggtctccctatattgccctggctggtcttgaactcctgggctcaagcaaacctcggctttggctcccaaagtgttgagattacaggtgtgagccactgtgcccagcctcaatgtTTTGCTTTTACTAAAGCACTCTAGTGCTTAGAAACAGAGCTAATCAGTTCAAGTCACAGtttgctattttgttattttatacttggtttcaagcatttattgaatacccaCATTCAGCTGTAGCCTTTTTGAGTATATATATTCACAAGTCCTTATCTTATGGAAGTCTATAACCTTAATAGCCAAACACGGTGGAAGGTTAAACCTTCAAAACTTGTTTAATGTCATTTCCAaagtacttgattttttttcaaaggtaTGTGAATACCTTTTCTGGCATTTTACCAGGGGAAGGAGGCTCAGCAATCTGAAGCTTGAAAGTATTGGAATGTGAAAGTGAAATGAACCACAGGATGATTCTAAAGTGGAAAAGAGAAGTTGATGTGGCACTTTGCTCCACTTAGTctagaatttttcaaaaatatgttattttttctaaaagcttTCTGAATGATGCATAATGAGCAGTTCTTTTCTCCAGGGgaataatgtttataatttcacccaattttttttgcaaagatagaagttctatttttaaaatgattttaaagcatAGTCccttttttaagattaaaatgtatttgaaggTACTGTCAATCTCTCAATCTTTATTCTAAGCTTGATTTCTTAATTTGATCTTGTTGACTTTTTTACTAGTGACTCAGACCTtattgcattatatttattgtgttATAAAgcaattatatacttaaaattataataatatttgttCTTGTCTAAGGATAATTCAGCTTCTAAATTGAATATGAATATATTGTATCAAACAATAAGAGTACAGAGACTTTTAGACATTCATGagcaaaaaaaagattttttaataggagagaatttaatcaatttatttgttaagatggattctcactctgtcgcccaggctggagtgcagtagcacagtctcggctcactgcaacctccacctcccgggttcaagcgatcatcctgccacagcctcctgagtagccgggattacaggcgcttgccaccatgccaagctaattgttgtattttgagtagagacgggatttccccatgttgaccaggctggtctcctgacctcaagtgatctgctcacctcccaaagtgctgggattacaggtgtgagccacagcgcctggccaagaGTTTACTTTAAATTGGTTCCTGAAAAAATAGCTGGAAAAGAATTAGGGTAGGAGAATCTGACAGCATGGATGTACACTGTATCTTATCATTATCTTTGTATTTTAGaggtggtttttgtcattggattagttaatttaacaaatacttgGATGTCTACTGTTCATCAGGTACTGTTCTGACTACTGGAAATGCAGCCCTAACAAACCAAGTCCTTGCCTTATTAGAATGTACATTAATGTGGGGAAAGTAAACAGCAAACATGTAATGTGGATATTTAATAGATAGTGAATAATAACACTGTTTGACCTAGAATGGCggttttgaaacatttaaaaatcagtgaaagtctttccttttttttttttttgagacagagtctcactctgtcacccaggctggagtgcagtggtgcgatctccgctcactgcaagctccgcctcctgggttcgttcatgccattctccagcctcagcctcctgagtagctgagactacaggtgccctccaccacgcccggctaattttttgtatttttagtagagatggggtttcaccatgttagccaggatggtctcgatctcctgacctcatgatccgcccgcctcggcctcccaaagtgctggattacaggtgtgagccaccgtgcccggcccagtgaAACTGTTTCTTAACTTGGAAGTCCAGCAATATAAAACAGGTGAAATTAGAGTTAATCTGGTTAAGTGGCATGGGGTCTTGGAGCCTTGCCCCCACCTTCCCAGGGTTTGTCAGAGCACAGTTTGAAAACTGGTCTTGATTTTAGATTGTTGAATAAGAATGAATATGAAAATGTGATTGGAACTAAATCTCTTAATAGTTGAGGTTTATAAATCATCTTAGTAGTTTGAGGATTTATGCCCACATCTGTGGTAGGAAGCAGTAGAGAACAATTTATTAGAATGCATTTTATGGATGATTATCTATATATGTAAAAAGTCTAataagatttttacttttttgctcTAGAAAATTATTGGTGTGTTTAAACCCAAATCAGAAGAGCCTTATGGTCAACTCAATCCAAAATGGACCAAATATGTCCATAAGGTCTGCTGCCCTTGCTGCTTTGGCCGAGGCTGCCTGATTCCTAATCAGGGGTACCTTTCCGAAGCGGGTGCCTATCTTGTGGACAACAAGCTTCATCTGAGCATTGTACCTAAAACAAAGGTAAGCCAGACTTTATTTTTAACCATGGACTTTTAATTTACAACCTGCTTATATCTGAATATTTCAGTAATTATTCCTAATGATAGAACCTAAAGTGGAGCCCCTTTTTTGGTAGTAGTCCAAGAGTCATGAGTGACTGGTAACTAGTAAATTGATTGTAGTGTAGATCCACAAAGTATTTAAAGGAATGTGTCTTGTCTCTGTGAGATCTGACGATGCTAACAAAAAGAGGATAAAGAACTAGCATTCAGAAGGCAGGAAAATATCAGGGGATCCAGAGATCCTATTGAAGGCAGAGATAACCAATGTGCTTAAAGACTCGTATTGTCCTTTCAGCttttatacaaaatttttttcttttctcttgttttgtttttttaagagacagggtgttgctgtgttgcccagactggccttaaATTTCTGTGCTcatgcagtcctcctgcctcagcctcctgagtagctgggactactggcacataCCATCATGTGCCTGGCACCCCCATCTTTTCTctttatcatggctcactgcagcctcatcctgcTGGGCTCAGGTGCAGCCTCATCCTGCTGGGCTcaggtgttcctcccacctcagcctcctgagtagctgggactataggcacataccatcaTGCGCCTGACACCCACatcctttctgttcttttcttttttttgagacagggtctcgtgcccaggctggagtatagtgatgcaatcatggctcactgcagccttgtcctgctgggctcaggtgatcctcccatctcagcctcctgagtagcttgtaATACAGgcatcaccaccacacccagccagcttttgtatttttagtagagatggaatttctccatgttccccaggctggtctcaaactcctgagctcaagcagtctacctGCCACAGCcccccagagtgttgggattacaggcatgagccactgcacccagctaaccTGGCATCCTTTCTAAATTTTTCCTTGAAGCCTTCTTCCTTAAAATGTTTATTCCTAAGTCTACAGTTCAATACTGTTACTTTGACCACTGGCAAATTTAGGCCTTTAAAAGGCTTTTATACCACTCTCAGAAAGAAATATGTGCCCTTCATTTAACAAGGCTTTGCAAAATTCCCTGGCTTTTCTGTTTTAGATTCTCTGGGGCCTTTATTACAGGGTTAAACTTTGCTAATTTTCATCATTAGAATGAgtttcatggtgtatatgaaaAGAGATACTATAATGCAAATTCTAACCATTTTTCTGAATTGTATGTTTCTAGGTGGTTTGGCTTGTCAGTGAGACATTTAACTATAATGCGATTGACCGTGCAAAATCAAGAGGCAAAAAGTATGCTTTAGAAAAAGTGCCAAAAGTGGGTAGAAAGTTTCATAGGATAGGACTCCCTCCTAAGGTAAGTTTCTCTGATAAGCTGTATTTAGAGGGCATTTGGGCACATACATCCTGAGCTCTAggagccaggcattgtgctgtTAGCTGTGGATATTATGGCACAGATTTTTCATCTTCCAGGAGCTTATAGTAAACAGGTAATTTCAGTGTAATATAAAGCTGTTGAGATGACGGTAAGTTTAGGGAGCTCTAAGAGGATAGATGGTTGCCTAACCCAGTTTAGAGGGATGGGAGGTGTTTCCAGGAAGAGGTTGCATGAAAGGCTTATAAAGTAATGGGTAAAACCACAGGTCTGGAATCAGACCTAATCCCAGCCTCTTTGCTAGTTTGCTGGGATTAGGTCTGATTCCAGAACTTACCTCGGGTAAGTTCTTtacttgctctttctctctgtttttttttgatagagggtctcactctgttgccccagctggagtacagtgttgtgaacagggcttactgcagcctcgacctcgtgggctcaaataatcttcctgcctcagccttctgagtagctgggaccacaggtgcacaccaccatacctggctatttaaaaaaatttttttttgtagagatagagtctcaccatgttgcctaggctggtcttgaattcctgggctgaagcaatcctctcgccttggcctcccaaagtgctgggattacaggtgttagccgctgtgcctggccaagttccTTACTCTAAGCCCCagtttctataaaatgagaatgacaAAAACTACCTCTTAGGTTGTTGTGAGGAGAAAACTAAGAAATTCATGTCAAGGACTTGGTACATAGTAAAGGTTAAGTAAATGGCAGCAGCTATGTTTACTTACTACacattagattttcttttttcttatcacCTTTAAGTAAACCTGAGGGATGATGAGCAGCCAGCTAAACAAGGGTAGAGAGGGTTAATGGGAAAGGCATTCTAGAAAAAGCTTTAAgacttattttttagaaatgtatttggcTTATGATTTTCTTGCTTCCGTACATTTATCTAGATAAAAAGAATTTCAGTAGGAATTCATCGTTAACCTAacttttaagataaattttaCTCAAAGTGGGCAGGAagtttgaaagtttttaaaaggctTGTTCTTCCTTAGACATGCTGAAATAAGCGTGACTAAAGGAGgatgttatttccatatttatgagtACTAGGTCTTAGTTATAAGTATTTTAAAGAACACTTTTAGGAAATCATGAAAATTTCAtgccaacaacaaaaacattaagtgttagaataaaaagcagattttctttgtggtgatttgtttgtatttttgaagCAAACTAGGGTTACCTATTACCTGTTTGTCACGTGCTActtaaatttgtatttccttctcCAACAAATTGTTTACTATTAACTAGTAATCTTAGTAACAAAAATGCCTTCTTAAATGGTCATATCTTCAAggaaaggacttttttttaaaaccactatCAATATTATCATTAATAGATTCGTTCTTTAAAATTTAAGACTGGGTATTTAATCTGTGTGGTTAAGGAatctgtcccttttttttttttttttttttgagacagtctcgctgtgtcgcctaggttggagtgcagtggtgcaatcttggctcactgtaacctccgcctcccgagttcaagcgattctcctgcctcagccttctgagtagctgggactacaggcatgtgccaccacacatggctaattttttgtattttaaatagagacagggtttttaccatattggacaggctagtctcaaactcctggcctcaagtgatccacccgcctcagcctcccaaagtgctgggattacaggtgtgagccaccacacctggcctcatcctatttttaaaataaaataatttatttagaattCAAAGAAAGAGTCttaacaactaaaaaaaaaaaaaaaaagaaaaaaattatttattgtattttatgtcATAAAAAGAATCTGGAAAAGTTCAGATAAAATTGCACTGTTACTGAATAAGCAGGATAGGTTTAAAATTTGGCCTCCATAATTAAATGCAccttaatgaatatttttagaaaaacagcaTTCTTTTTCAGAGTGTCACCTTGAAGACacatgtttattctttttttaaattttcccaaaAAGCTGCTATGCTCCTTGAAAGTCTAGGGGTaagcattttttatttgctaTGTATTCTTTATGTGATTATTTAAAATTAGTGTATAAAAATGGTTTTCTTGATAAATGTGGCTTATCTAAATTAGTGTTAAGTCTTCTTATTGTGTTTACATGACATATTTTTTGACGGTACTgctgagaaatataaatattaatcccCTTGTTCTTGTACTTTCTTTTCTAACTATAGTTCTTAAAATTATAGATTGGTTCCTTTCAGTTATTTGTTGAAGGTTACAAGGAGGCTGAATATTGGCTTAGGAAATTTGAAGCTGACCCTTTGCCTGAGAATATTAGAAAACAATTTCAGTCACAATTTGAAAGATTAGTTATTTTGGATTACATCATCAGAAATACAGGTATTGAAGTTCTCTCATTTGTTCACGTAAATCTTGTTCATTTTCAAACTATATTCTTGTTATCCAAATCAAAGCGGTAAACTTTTGTTGCAGAAGTCTTGAAGccactttctctgtctgtcttggCAAGCAGATGTAGTATTCACTCTCCTGGGCAGAATTCATCCTGTGTGGGATAGATTCTGACTCATAGCAGGCTCCTAGATCAGTTCCTGTCCCCTAGGGAGGAATTTCCTAGGGGCAGGGCAAAGTCAGATATTGGAAATGTTATCTGCATAATGTGAGTAATTAAGGCTTCATTGTATAAATTATGTTAGGTGCTTATTTTGACATTATGTAACTCTTAGTGTAGTCTATAAATACACTAAACTCTTAATTTTTCCTGTGCTATAAAGGAGCAATGACGTAGACCAGGgatgtccagtcttttggcttccctgggccacactggaagaagaattgtcttgggccacacataaaaa
This DNA window, taken from Pan troglodytes isolate AG18354 chromosome 3, NHGRI_mPanTro3-v2.0_pri, whole genome shotgun sequence, encodes the following:
- the PI4K2B gene encoding phosphatidylinositol 4-kinase type 2-beta isoform X3 → MFQRAPGWVTTGTSEMNAFLDDPEFADIMLRAEQAIEVGIFPERISQGSSGSYFVKDPKRKIIGVFKPKSEEPYGQLNPKWTKYVHKVCCPCCFGRGCLIPNQGYLSEAGAYLVDNKLHLSIVPKTKVVWLVSETFNYNAIDRAKSRGKKYALEKVPKVGRKFHRIGLPPKIGSFQLFVEGYKEAEYWLRKFEADPLPENIRKQFQSQFERLVILDYIIRNTDRGNDNWLVRYEKQKCEKEIDHKDSKWIDDEEFLIKIAAIDNGLAFPFKHPDEWRAYPFHWAWLPQAKVPFSEEIRNLILPYISDMNFVQDLCEDLYELFKTDKGFDKATFESQMSVMRGQILNLTQALRDGKSPFQLVQIPCVIVERSQGGSQGRIVHLSNSFTQTVNCRKPFFSSW